DNA from Daphnia pulicaria isolate SC F1-1A chromosome 3, SC_F0-13Bv2, whole genome shotgun sequence:
GATTGTTTGCTTATTGTTTCATCAGGCTGGCGATGGATCAATTTATCCCGACCACGACGTCTCACAACGGTACAATGATGGACCTCCGCAGCACCGAGATGGGCCACCTCATCACCGTGAAGGATTTCATCATCACCGAGAACGTGAACATGCTCATCCCCGTGATCGCGGAGGTCACGGCTATAATGGTAAATTTCTGCTCTTATCAATTAATCCGTTTCTGTCGTGTATTTTACTAAacatttgtttactttttcatttttcagataTGATGGGAGGTCCAAATTCCGGATTCATGCACCCTCGCGGTATGGGTATGGACGGACCGAGACCTAGATTCCATGGGCCGCCGAGAGGTGGCGGTGGAGGCCGGCCGGGAGGTCCACCTTCCGCTCGTGGCGGTCCCTCAAACCAGCCGTGCTGGCACTTTATGAGAGGATTCTGCCGTTTAGAAAATCGTTGCAAATTTCTTCATCCCAATAACTACAACGGCGCGCCAATGCCTtaacagtgaaaaaaaaaccaacacatcTTATTAGGAGTTCTAGCCATTTTGTATATTTAATGGGTCGGTACTGTGCCGTTCCCTCTCTGTATAGTGTTTTATAACGAGCTCGAAAATCAATGTGATTTTGTTTAGTTTCTAGTTTGTtccactttatttttttcttctttcaacatGTGATGCCTTTTATTAGGCTGCATTCCCTCGCCGCCACTATGCTTGCAATGAATAATGTAAAGTGTAAAAAGAGACGATGAAAGAAAACTGGGTGCAGTGGGAAAATAGTAAGCTACTTAAAGCTTATCTCGTCCGTCTTTGTTTGATTGTATGTCATCAAATTGTACATTTCATTGAAGTCTTTCTGGCTGCATATAAATTGATTTCTACTTGGTGTTTGTTATAATATAACATTAAGCGTGAGTGCAGGAGAGTCAATAGTTGCTTTAAAGGTTCATTAGCTCATGGATCGATACATTGATTGAGTGATGCAAGAACCCATAACCGGAAACGTGGTTAGAATTCTATTAGCTAGTTAGCGACGAACCCTCCTGGAACCCACTAAGTTATTCATTGTAATTACAAGCTCTTCCAATATACAGTTTATcagatttgtttttataatgCCAATAAAACGTCATTCACGTCACATGGGTGATAAATTGGTAGCCCTAATTGCTAATTTGTCGTCTCCCGCGCCACCCACCGAATGAAATTATTAGAAGCTCACTGCTCGCTGCATCGCTGAGACGCTGAGTGACTGAGTCGCTGGCTAGTGGCTTCCCTTCCCTGTTGTTGTGTAACATTATTGGCGCGTAGACTTACCACAGATAACGAGGCATTGGTCTTTTCCTTCAATTgacatttgtatttttgttttaacgcAATCGACTCGCCAAACAGTAATGGATTTTGAAACATTAAACAAGCTGAAATCGTCTGGtaattaattttagaaaacattcttgttttatttcttattctccTGGTTTCAATAATTCAGTAGTTCTCTTTTTCATGTATTGACTTTTGCAACTTGCAGATTTTAATTAAcatgatattttttgtttttgcaggAACTGTTGTTGGGCTTGGCAATGAAACTGCTAGACCAGCCTGTAAAAAATGCGGCTATCCAGGACATTTGACATTTCAGTgtagaaattttctttcaacgaaTCCTGCTAGTGGTGTGGTTTTGGATGTGAGCAGCACAAGTAGTGAAGAAGACGACATGACCACACCGCTGACAATGCTGAGAGCTGAAGAACTCAAGGCACTTCAAGAAAagctgaaagagagagaaaaagaaaagaaacttaaaaGGAAATCCAAGcacaagaaaaaggagaagaaaaagagaagcagAAAAGATTCGACCTCATCATCTACTTCTAGTGATTCATCTGATTCTTCAGACTCTTCAGACgatgacaagaagaagaagaagaaaaaatccaagAAACACAGAAAATCCAAGCACAAGAAATCTAAAAAGGAAGATTTGTAATATGTTGTGAATTTTCAATTAACATAGGGAAAAGGggatttctcttcttcttgtgttggATTCAGTTTGCCCATTTCAGTTTTTTATGACTCTTGAAGTGACATCCCAGGGGAAATCTATGTAACACCCATGTGCTCAACAAGCATCATCTACCACCATCCCTGAACATCTCGCCCCTTTGCAAGcacattaaaaaagaagaaaaaaagtaataaaaaagaaaaaaaaggagaattcaTATCCATGCGCATTACGTCAGCTTTATTAAATAGCTATAGATCAAACAGATGGGGCCATATAAATAACACTGCGGACGTGTTTGGGGATCTAAGGCTGTGTGCCTATATATTCGGCATGCCGCAAATAATCGTGGTTAATGTTCAACCCGATAGTATGTTTCGTTTCACGAGGAATTAACTACCAATTTGATGAAATTATAGCGTTTTCATGCAGCAATAACAGGTTCAATAATTCGTTTGCTAAACTTGTTAACAACCTGTAATTAGGgtgatttttactttttaagttTGGCACAAAAGTGGCCATTTCAAAGAATTGCAACGCCGTCTGCTAGTTTGAGTGCACATATACACACGAGAAAGTTTTTAGCTATGTGTGTTCTTTTCGTCTGGTGAATgccataacttttgaatttttgatgtTTGAATATCGTTCTGAAGCGATCAATAACA
Protein-coding regions in this window:
- the LOC124329221 gene encoding protein SREK1IP1-like, which produces MDFETLNKLKSSGTVVGLGNETARPACKKCGYPGHLTFQCRNFLSTNPASGVVLDVSSTSSEEDDMTTPLTMLRAEELKALQEKLKEREKEKKLKRKSKHKKKEKKKRSRKDSTSSSTSSDSSDSSDSSDDDKKKKKKKSKKHRKSKHKKSKKEDL